Proteins encoded together in one Carya illinoinensis cultivar Pawnee chromosome 3, C.illinoinensisPawnee_v1, whole genome shotgun sequence window:
- the LOC122303957 gene encoding transcription factor MYB101-like encodes MIAKSQEGAQSEAATGPAKGSSESSRAGLKKGPWTAVEDAILVEYVKKYGEGNWNAVQKNCGLMRCGKSCRLRWANHLRPNLKKGSFSPEEERIIIELHARLGNKWARMASQLPGRTDNEIKNYWNTRMKRRLRSGLPIYPQEVQQEAAAFHLLKQQQQQQHLHQKHQDHSSSGSFSALLSSSQPLELNYNPSLSLFEGMNFSSAANHLPNQASYDSYSKPSNQFRFFSENNNISGYTLPLSPISPFESSPSTVFNQNIASKPISSPLIEFSSESLSRNYNVGGMAARAPYEPFGVSQELETEPPSNQTPPQSTTHASSTASGDENFMTAPSNANDCELETPLSQDDSGLLNALLVGSQTLSEKPKGKALSAASSDKGKSVVVDALSKQEDTMHMESTMKISGETSAENQWDDLSSSQSSLGMKPTDQDQLVEMNSMDDDLLSLLDNFPSAMPAPEWYRGGLDISNGKSSGVESDNTRLDTQQNASPAPVTTATTTPEHEWGISPYQWNNMPSIC; translated from the exons ATGATCGCGAAAAGCCAGGAAGGGGCTCAGAGCGAGGCCGCTACTGGGCCTGCTAAAGGCAGTTCTGAGTCCAGCCGAGCGGGGTTGAAGAAGGGGCCATGGACAGCTGTGGAGGATGCAATCTTGGTAGAGTATGTGAAGAAGTATGGTGAAGGGAACTGGAATGCCGTGCAGAAGAATTGCGGGTTGATGCGGTGTGGCAAAAGTTGTAGATTGAGATGGGCTAACCATTTGAGGCCAAATCTCAAGAAGGGATCATTTTCACCTGAAGAAGAGAGGATCATCATAGAACTTCACGCTAGACTCGGCAACAAATGGGCTCGTATGGCTTCTCAG TTACCTGGTCGAACTGACAACGAAATAAAAAACTACTGGAATACAAGAATGAAGAGACGCCTGAGATCCGGGTTGCCTATTTACCCACAAGAAGTTCAGCAAGAAGCTGCAGCGTTTCACCTATTgaaacagcagcagcagcaacagcacCTCCACCAAAAGCACCAAGATCATTCTTCTTCTGGTTCATTCTCAGCGCTACTCTCCTCTTCTCAACCTCTTGAGCTCAACTACAATCCCTCTCTTTCCCTCTTTGAGGGGATGAATTTCTCTTCGGCTGCAAACCATCTTCCTAACCAGGCATCTTATGACTCCTACTCCAAACCTAGCAACCAATTCAGGTTTTTCAGtgaaaacaataatatttcagGCTATACTTTGCCACTATCCCCCATTTCTCCTTTTGAATCATCACCGTCCACCGTGTTTAACCAGAATATTGCATCCAAACCCATTTCATCTCCATTAATTGAATTCAGTTCAGAGAGTCTTAGTAGGAATTACAATGTCGGGGGCATGGCTGCAAGAGCTCCATATGAGCCATTCGGTGTATCTCAGGAACTAGAAACAGAGCCCCCTTCAAACCAAACACCACCGCAGTCAACAACTCATGCTTCATCCACAGCCAGTGGCGATGAGAACTTTATGACAGCTCCAAGCAATGCTAATGACTGTGAACTGGAGACGCCATTGTCGCAAGATGATAGTGGATTATTGAATGCTCTGTTAGTGGGATCTCAAACTCTTTCTGAGAAGCCCAAGGGAAAAGCATTATCGGCAGCCTCTTCCGATAAAGGGAAAAGCGTGGTGGTGGATGCACTCAGTAAGCAGGAAGACACAATGCACATGGAATCGACTATGAAGATTAGTGGTGAGACGAGCGCTGAGAACCAGTGGGATGATTTGAGCTCTTCTCAATCATCACTTG GGATGAAACCAACTGATCAGGATCAACTAGTGGAGATGAACTCCATGGATGATGATTTGTTGAGCCTACTGGACAACTTCCCATCAGCAATGCCTGCACCCGAGTGGTACCGTGGAGGTCTGGACATATCCAATGGGAAATCATCGGGTGTGGAAAGCGACAATACGAGACTTGATACTCAGCAAAATGCTTCACCAGCGCCGGTTACGACGGCTACTACCACACCAGAGCATGAATGGGGAATCAGCCCTTATCAATGGAATAACATGCCTAGCATATGCTAG